A single region of the Streptomyces sp. ITFR-16 genome encodes:
- the rpe gene encoding ribulose-phosphate 3-epimerase has translation MAQINPSILSADFARLAEEAKAVEGADWLHVDVMDNHFVPNLTLGVPIVESLARATDTPLDCHLMIEDADRWAPQYVEAGAGSVTFHAEAAAAPVRLAREIRAKGARASMALKPATPIEPYEDLLPELDMLLIMTVEPGFGGQAFLDIMLPKIRRTRELISKHGLELWLQVDGGVSESTIERCAEAGADVFVAGSAVYGAEDPAAAVRALRDRADGAIASAGWACGH, from the coding sequence ATGGCCCAGATCAACCCCAGTATTCTGTCCGCCGACTTCGCGCGCCTCGCCGAGGAGGCGAAGGCCGTCGAAGGCGCCGACTGGCTCCATGTCGATGTCATGGACAACCACTTCGTGCCCAATCTGACGCTCGGCGTCCCGATCGTGGAATCGCTCGCCCGGGCCACGGACACCCCGCTGGACTGCCATCTGATGATCGAGGACGCGGACCGCTGGGCCCCGCAGTACGTCGAGGCGGGGGCGGGATCGGTGACCTTCCACGCGGAGGCTGCTGCGGCGCCCGTCCGGCTGGCGCGCGAGATCCGCGCCAAGGGCGCCCGCGCGTCCATGGCGCTCAAGCCCGCGACGCCCATCGAGCCGTACGAGGACCTGCTCCCCGAGCTCGACATGCTGCTGATCATGACGGTGGAGCCGGGCTTCGGCGGCCAGGCCTTCCTGGACATCATGCTGCCGAAGATCCGCCGCACCCGTGAGCTGATCTCCAAACACGGACTCGAACTGTGGCTCCAGGTCGACGGCGGTGTCTCGGAGTCCACCATCGAACGGTGCGCGGAGGCCGGCGCCGATGTCTTCGTCGCCGGTTCCGCCGTGTACGGGGCCGAGGACCCGGCCGCGGCCGTCCGGGCCCTGCGGGACCGCGCCGACGGGGCCATCGCCTCGGCGGGCTGGGCCTGCGGCCACTGA
- a CDS encoding sugar-binding transcriptional regulator produces MSAGRSALRMGPAELVQAAAMARRFYLEGKSKIQIAEEFGVSRFKVARVLETALERDLVRIEIRVPAELDAERSDALRARYGLRHAVVVESPAEEQDDAADPENLGEVAADLLGELVNEGDVLGLAWGRSTIHMAAALDRLPPCTVVQLTGVYDAGTAERGSVEAVRRAAQVSGGEAHPIYAPMLLPDPATAAALRHQTGIARAFEYFDKVTVAAVSIGSWEPGISTVHDMLSDEEREHYASLGVAAEMSAHLFDADGRRVGRDLGERCITVEADRLRRIPEVVAIAGGQRKAAAIGAVLRSGLVTSLVTDTAAADYLLTESAAPRRPALERADPDGD; encoded by the coding sequence ATGTCGGCGGGCCGGTCCGCCCTGCGGATGGGGCCCGCGGAGCTGGTGCAGGCGGCGGCCATGGCCCGCCGCTTCTACCTCGAGGGCAAATCCAAGATCCAGATCGCCGAGGAATTCGGGGTCAGCCGCTTCAAGGTGGCCAGGGTCCTGGAGACGGCCCTGGAACGTGACCTCGTACGGATCGAGATCCGCGTCCCCGCCGAGCTGGACGCCGAGCGTTCCGACGCGCTCCGCGCCCGCTACGGGCTGCGCCACGCGGTCGTCGTCGAGTCCCCGGCCGAGGAGCAGGACGACGCCGCCGACCCGGAGAACCTGGGCGAGGTCGCGGCGGATCTGCTCGGCGAACTGGTGAACGAGGGCGATGTCCTCGGGCTCGCCTGGGGGCGGTCCACCATCCACATGGCCGCCGCCCTGGACCGGCTGCCCCCGTGCACGGTCGTGCAGCTCACCGGGGTGTACGACGCGGGCACCGCCGAGCGCGGCTCGGTGGAGGCGGTCCGCAGGGCCGCCCAGGTCTCCGGCGGCGAGGCCCACCCGATCTACGCGCCGATGCTGCTGCCCGACCCGGCCACGGCCGCCGCGCTGCGCCACCAGACCGGCATCGCCCGCGCCTTCGAGTACTTCGACAAGGTGACGGTCGCGGCCGTCTCCATCGGCTCCTGGGAGCCGGGCATCTCGACCGTGCACGACATGCTCTCCGACGAGGAGCGCGAGCACTACGCCTCGCTCGGTGTCGCCGCCGAGATGTCGGCGCATCTCTTCGACGCGGACGGGCGCCGGGTCGGCCGGGACCTCGGCGAGCGCTGCATCACGGTCGAGGCGGACCGGCTGCGCCGGATCCCCGAGGTGGTCGCGATCGCGGGCGGCCAGCGCAAGGCGGCGGCGATCGGGGCGGTCCTGCGGTCCGGCCTGGTCACCAGCCTGGTGACGGACACGGCGGCGGCGGACTATCTGCTGACCGAGTCGGCCGCGCCGCGCCGCCCCGCGCTGGAGCGGGCCGACCCGGACGGCGACTGA